From Shewanella psychrophila, a single genomic window includes:
- a CDS encoding COG3014 family protein, whose protein sequence is MKSTIKTIMKKTVKHWLLLPLLTLSLSGCAFNSIFINYPSQIAPVKAQLNSNAPMKEVEDVASNISGADGLLYAQEAGRVAQISGDFEASKNYYQQAVSAYLKFDDKATLSVTDIGATASSLLINDNVIPYRGPGYERVMLHQYQALNYLFSGDQEGALVEVRRSNQLQSSEQARYQKSQKSVQAMANGTIDAEVNKLGKAAGTVTSSFLNAYSYYTTGLLHEVLGEPNDAYIDYRKAAQITPNNPYLQQDLVRLATQLSMPQQDEFERRWGKPKTQQKGEGQVIVLLERGFVPEKKSITVPFTIHGNWQTASLATYTSNSLAVSKGKINGLGKTLTAAPIANIDALAITALKEDLPAALVRQAARVYAKSEMARSVESSSKKRHNETDIASIAMQIFNVVTEQADRRSWLTLPKQAQIARTYLKNGSYSLKLDNSPSQEIEVKSGRTTLVWVIDTGNHTRFYSIII, encoded by the coding sequence ATGAAAAGTACAATAAAGACCATCATGAAAAAGACGGTGAAACATTGGCTATTGCTCCCTCTGTTAACCCTCAGCCTGTCTGGTTGCGCATTTAACAGTATTTTCATCAACTACCCGTCGCAAATTGCACCGGTAAAAGCTCAACTTAATAGCAATGCTCCCATGAAAGAAGTCGAAGATGTGGCATCGAACATATCCGGAGCTGATGGCCTGCTCTATGCTCAAGAGGCTGGGCGGGTCGCTCAAATAAGTGGTGATTTCGAGGCGAGCAAAAATTACTATCAACAAGCCGTATCTGCCTATCTTAAGTTTGATGATAAAGCGACTCTGAGTGTCACCGACATTGGTGCCACCGCCAGCAGTCTTCTTATTAACGACAATGTGATCCCCTATCGCGGGCCAGGTTATGAACGGGTGATGTTGCACCAATATCAGGCTCTAAACTACCTGTTCAGTGGCGATCAAGAAGGCGCCTTAGTAGAAGTCAGACGCAGTAACCAACTGCAAAGTTCAGAACAGGCCAGGTATCAAAAATCTCAGAAATCCGTTCAAGCCATGGCCAACGGCACCATAGATGCGGAAGTGAATAAACTCGGCAAGGCCGCGGGCACAGTTACTAGCTCCTTCTTAAATGCCTACAGCTACTACACCACAGGCCTGTTACATGAAGTTTTAGGTGAACCCAACGATGCCTATATCGATTATCGTAAAGCTGCGCAAATAACACCGAATAATCCCTATCTGCAACAAGATCTTGTCCGTTTAGCGACACAACTATCTATGCCTCAACAGGACGAGTTTGAACGTCGCTGGGGGAAACCTAAGACCCAACAGAAAGGCGAAGGACAAGTCATCGTCCTGCTCGAACGTGGCTTTGTCCCTGAGAAGAAAAGTATAACGGTTCCCTTCACCATCCATGGAAACTGGCAGACCGCCTCATTAGCCACCTATACTTCAAATTCTCTAGCCGTTTCAAAAGGTAAGATAAACGGATTAGGAAAGACCTTAACCGCAGCCCCCATCGCCAACATAGACGCTCTGGCAATCACAGCCCTAAAGGAAGACCTCCCTGCCGCCTTAGTGAGGCAAGCAGCCAGAGTCTACGCCAAGTCTGAGATGGCCAGAAGTGTAGAGAGCAGCAGCAAGAAAAGACATAACGAAACCGACATTGCCTCCATCGCCATGCAGATATTTAACGTAGTGACAGAGCAAGCCGATAGACGCAGCTGGCTTACCTTGCCCAAACAGGCACAAATTGCCAGAACTTACCTTAAAAATGGCAGTTACTCACTCAAGCTTGATAATTCACCGAGCCAAGAAATAGAAGTAAAGAGCGGTAGAACCACCTTGGTCTGGGTAATAGACACTGGTAATCACACACGTTTTTATTCAATAATCATCTAA
- the lpoB gene encoding penicillin-binding protein activator LpoB, translating to MKNFKLLFMLAVAIGLAGCQSKVEYGDATEVETVNENFGSSDLQAITAKMVDSMLTFPPIVAMTVNDRPIMFVDKIKNKTSEHIDTESVTDSISNKLLRSGKFRFIDMTKVDAVRKQLDYQNNAGMVDPSTAISFGRQIGAQYMLYGNLSSIVKQSGSTKDVYYKMTMRLMDLETGLIEWSDEKEIRKVKSKSFLGM from the coding sequence ATGAAAAATTTTAAACTCCTTTTTATGCTAGCAGTCGCTATCGGACTGGCTGGTTGTCAATCAAAAGTTGAATACGGTGACGCCACTGAGGTGGAAACCGTCAATGAAAACTTCGGTTCTTCAGATCTTCAAGCTATCACGGCTAAGATGGTCGACAGCATGCTAACTTTCCCGCCGATCGTTGCAATGACAGTCAACGACCGTCCCATCATGTTCGTCGATAAAATCAAGAACAAGACCTCAGAGCATATCGATACTGAATCGGTAACTGACTCTATCAGCAACAAGCTACTACGTTCTGGTAAGTTCCGCTTTATCGATATGACAAAAGTCGACGCAGTGCGTAAGCAGCTAGATTACCAAAACAATGCCGGTATGGTTGACCCATCCACCGCCATTAGCTTCGGTCGTCAAATCGGCGCTCAGTACATGCTTTACGGCAATCTTTCTAGCATAGTTAAGCAGTCTGGTAGCACTAAAGATGTTTACTACAAGATGACCATGCGTCTGATGGATCTAGAAACGGGCCTCATCGAGTGGTCTGACGAAAAAGAGATCCGTAAGGTTAAGTCTAAGTCATTCCTGGGAATGTAA
- the pepN gene encoding aminopeptidase N produces MNLLRVCQLCLVSLLLISCNSTNTSQSKLKDSTSVNSPAAKLALAKSRSACISEVSYQITLDLAQSKHFTGTTQVNFQLSDTSTALSLDLLQADIKSFIINGHKIYPRYNDKTFIMSPGLLVPGGNTVEITYSQNYGKNGMGLVRFVDPKDANVYLESNFPPYAASMMFPSFDQPDLKASYSLNVTVPKGWVVISSVKEQEVIGSLESNQWQFPSSPKLSPHMFSLHAGPYRTWEDDTAKSDHPIRLFARQAIADEISPQLWFEDMGKGMHFMEEYLNTSYPFNKFDLLLSPTLTDNNSIASASVVSIDENQALFSGLSPKEQKKRIAITSMTGLSTQWFGALITMNWWNESWLNMSLRSLLTNKTLSQLGHGYQESNHYYDPIKSRAYMDDALFANHTDSSALDSVGVHKGEASLLGLEQLIGESNFRLGLKRYLEEFAYRNVSAAGFFTSLSPHAKRDLTQWQRDWLFTPGVNTIRAEFACENNRISEFSLIQSPASEQSPTLREQKITLALFTKGRNELHRVRSISVTYKGEKTPIEKLNGNRCPDLVYPNYLDSGYVKVSLDSRSLETVTQHLNMVTEPQLRSMLWQSLWESVSDGKLALNKYLGVVFINLPKEKDPAILEQVLTQLNQSKALLEQILPNHSSYVHMALKGLEQMSLRKAMVNGESADIQRLWFNAHVQFSRSQDALTHLAKLLAGHSSIKGLEINQEMRWHIITQLNRYDFLGSRSLIDQELSNDLSQRGQNAAITAQVSRPEAGIKRYWLTHIQHDSELPFSTLSIAMTHLYPKEQQRLSSASSEQRLESLTEIDDQKSDRFMQIYGQYLIPTQCNHGGIAMLKKTINNQHGLSATTQKALLQAYQSELRCVAIKESLLH; encoded by the coding sequence GTGAATCTACTGCGTGTCTGTCAGCTCTGCCTTGTCTCACTACTGCTCATCTCATGTAACAGCACCAATACCAGCCAGTCTAAGTTAAAAGATAGTACTTCAGTCAACTCTCCAGCCGCTAAGCTAGCCTTAGCCAAGTCTCGTAGCGCCTGCATCTCTGAAGTCAGTTATCAAATAACATTGGATTTAGCTCAGAGTAAGCACTTCACTGGTACCACTCAGGTTAACTTTCAACTATCCGATACCAGTACCGCGCTCTCCTTAGACCTGCTCCAAGCCGACATAAAATCATTTATCATTAATGGTCACAAAATATACCCCAGATATAACGATAAGACCTTTATTATGAGTCCGGGCCTCTTGGTGCCAGGCGGTAACACTGTGGAAATCACTTACTCACAGAATTATGGTAAGAATGGCATGGGCTTAGTCCGTTTCGTGGATCCAAAAGATGCTAACGTCTACCTTGAATCGAACTTTCCCCCCTATGCTGCCAGCATGATGTTCCCCTCGTTCGATCAACCCGATCTTAAAGCCAGCTATAGCCTAAATGTCACAGTGCCAAAAGGCTGGGTAGTCATCAGCTCAGTCAAAGAGCAAGAAGTCATAGGTTCATTGGAATCAAATCAGTGGCAATTTCCCAGCAGCCCTAAATTAAGCCCCCATATGTTTTCCCTCCACGCCGGGCCCTATCGCACTTGGGAAGACGATACTGCTAAATCAGATCACCCAATTCGATTATTTGCCAGGCAAGCTATCGCAGACGAGATATCCCCACAGCTTTGGTTTGAAGATATGGGTAAAGGGATGCATTTCATGGAGGAGTATTTAAACACGTCTTATCCGTTCAACAAGTTTGATCTGCTTCTTAGCCCGACTTTAACCGATAACAATTCGATAGCTAGCGCTTCGGTAGTCAGCATAGATGAGAATCAGGCTCTCTTTTCAGGCCTGTCCCCGAAAGAGCAAAAAAAACGCATCGCAATAACCAGTATGACTGGCCTGTCCACCCAATGGTTTGGCGCGCTCATTACCATGAACTGGTGGAACGAAAGCTGGCTCAATATGAGTTTACGTTCTCTGTTAACCAATAAAACCTTGTCTCAGCTTGGCCATGGCTATCAAGAGTCTAATCACTACTATGACCCAATAAAATCCAGGGCATATATGGATGATGCTCTATTCGCCAATCATACAGATTCGTCGGCATTAGATTCTGTGGGAGTCCATAAAGGAGAAGCGAGTTTACTTGGGCTGGAACAGTTAATCGGTGAGTCAAATTTTAGACTCGGCCTAAAACGCTATCTGGAAGAATTTGCCTACCGAAACGTCAGTGCAGCCGGGTTTTTCACTAGCCTGAGTCCCCATGCCAAACGAGACCTGACTCAATGGCAGCGAGACTGGCTCTTCACTCCGGGTGTGAATACCATAAGGGCTGAGTTCGCTTGTGAGAATAACCGTATAAGTGAGTTTTCCCTTATACAATCTCCAGCCAGCGAGCAAAGCCCTACTCTGAGAGAACAGAAAATAACACTGGCACTGTTTACCAAGGGAAGAAACGAGCTTCACAGAGTCCGCTCAATTTCAGTTACCTACAAGGGCGAGAAAACGCCAATCGAGAAATTGAACGGCAATCGCTGTCCCGATCTCGTCTATCCTAACTATCTCGATTCAGGCTACGTGAAAGTAAGCTTGGATAGCCGCTCACTCGAGACGGTAACACAACACCTCAATATGGTCACAGAGCCTCAGTTACGCTCTATGTTATGGCAGAGCCTGTGGGAAAGCGTATCTGACGGTAAACTAGCATTAAATAAATATCTAGGTGTGGTCTTCATTAATCTTCCAAAAGAGAAAGATCCAGCCATTCTGGAACAAGTACTGACCCAGCTCAATCAGAGTAAAGCCCTCCTTGAGCAGATACTGCCAAATCACAGTAGTTACGTTCACATGGCACTGAAAGGCTTAGAGCAAATGAGCCTGAGAAAGGCCATGGTCAATGGTGAGAGCGCCGATATTCAACGCCTTTGGTTTAATGCACATGTTCAATTTTCACGCAGCCAAGATGCCTTGACCCACCTAGCTAAATTACTGGCAGGTCACTCTAGTATCAAGGGACTAGAGATAAACCAAGAGATGCGCTGGCACATCATCACCCAGCTCAATCGTTATGACTTTTTAGGCAGCCGCTCTCTGATAGACCAAGAGCTAAGTAACGATCTGAGTCAGCGCGGCCAAAATGCCGCCATTACAGCCCAGGTCTCCAGACCCGAAGCCGGAATAAAACGCTATTGGCTGACTCATATTCAACATGACAGCGAGCTGCCATTTTCGACACTCAGTATCGCCATGACCCATCTGTACCCAAAAGAGCAACAAAGATTGAGCTCTGCCAGCTCAGAGCAGAGACTAGAATCTCTGACTGAGATAGACGACCAAAAAAGTGACCGTTTTATGCAGATTTATGGCCAATACTTGATCCCAACTCAATGTAACCATGGAGGTATCGCCATGCTCAAAAAGACGATAAATAATCAGCATGGACTCTCGGCGACGACTCAAAAAGCCCTGTTACAAGCCTATCAGAGCGAGTTAAGGTGTGTCGCCATTAAGGAGAGCCTGCTGCACTAA
- a CDS encoding phosphoribosyltransferase produces the protein MSDKHFITAQELLEDSFRLAAQVYESGFRPQFIVGIWRGGAPIGIAVQEYFDFKEVETDHIAVRTSSYYGIGTDKQNKKIKVHGLHYIVENANADDGLLIVDDVFDSGRSIHALKDKLSELMRLNMPKDVRIACPYFKPKNTSVPLKPDYFIHESEEWLVFPHEVSGLSPDEILEGKSDLANIKELFV, from the coding sequence ATGTCAGATAAGCACTTTATTACAGCTCAGGAATTGCTTGAAGATTCATTTCGCCTAGCGGCGCAGGTTTATGAGAGCGGTTTTCGTCCGCAATTTATCGTTGGGATCTGGCGTGGTGGTGCACCTATAGGGATCGCGGTGCAGGAATATTTCGATTTTAAAGAGGTTGAAACCGATCATATTGCGGTTCGTACTTCTTCTTATTATGGGATCGGCACCGACAAGCAGAACAAAAAAATTAAGGTTCATGGACTGCATTATATCGTCGAAAATGCCAATGCCGATGATGGTCTGTTGATTGTCGATGATGTGTTCGATTCGGGTCGCAGCATTCATGCACTCAAAGATAAACTCAGTGAGTTGATGCGCCTTAATATGCCAAAAGATGTGCGTATTGCGTGTCCTTATTTCAAGCCTAAGAATACATCTGTGCCTTTAAAGCCTGATTACTTTATTCATGAGTCAGAAGAGTGGTTAGTGTTTCCCCATGAAGTCTCTGGGTTATCACCCGATGAAATTCTCGAAGGTAAAAGCGATCTGGCTAATATTAAAGAGCTTTTCGTTTAA
- a CDS encoding alkaline phosphatase D family protein — MKRRFTRRDFLEMSTKGVGAAVVSYGLMGCSDSNDSNDDAVKAEFLHGVASGDPSHDAIILWTRVTPEVEGELMVAWELATDTEFTNLVTNGETTTSAERDYTIKVDATGLDAGTQYFYRFKQGEAVSEVGRALTLPQGAIDQVKLAVLSCANFPAGHFNVYALAAQQEGLDAVIHLGDYIYEYARGEYASEHAAEMDREVLPAGELLTLTDYRTRYAQYRTDSKLTELHAKVPFITVWDDHEVANDTWQNGAENHNEEDGDFDERKQGALQAYFEWLPIRPWREGNHEEIYRSFSFGDLVDLHMLDTRVLARDKPLNYVDFIDPVTKSMDSQNFMAAVTGTERTLLGTEQLQWLQSSLLTATGKWQVLGQQVLMGSMMLPAAIAMQKLSVSEFGELAALAKIAARWEAKDPTVTAFEYTFLIENQHRLTPEAIALLQMPAVPYNLDAWDGYAYEREVVLATAKSIGCNLVVLAGDTHNAWANELMDSHGDCVGVEFATSSVSSPGLEYYLGIPEDQQVQTEAGILEMVEGLKYTNLRDRGFMLLTFTADEVRSDWHYVDTILSEDFSEDMSKQQTCVCEMGTAQVVSAS, encoded by the coding sequence ATGAAACGGAGATTTACACGTCGGGATTTTTTGGAAATGTCGACTAAAGGTGTGGGCGCGGCAGTTGTGTCATATGGCTTGATGGGCTGTAGTGATAGTAACGACAGCAATGATGATGCTGTTAAGGCTGAATTTTTACATGGTGTTGCTAGTGGTGATCCTAGCCATGATGCCATCATCTTGTGGACTCGTGTGACCCCTGAAGTAGAAGGGGAACTCATGGTTGCTTGGGAGCTTGCTACGGATACGGAGTTCACTAATTTAGTCACCAATGGTGAAACCACCACCAGTGCCGAGCGAGATTACACCATTAAAGTAGATGCAACTGGGCTGGACGCCGGGACTCAATATTTCTACCGTTTTAAGCAAGGGGAAGCTGTTTCAGAAGTGGGCAGGGCACTCACCTTACCTCAAGGGGCCATAGATCAAGTTAAGTTAGCCGTGCTCTCTTGTGCGAATTTTCCGGCAGGACATTTTAATGTATACGCATTAGCGGCTCAGCAAGAGGGGCTGGATGCGGTTATTCACCTAGGGGACTATATCTATGAATATGCTCGCGGTGAATATGCCAGCGAGCACGCTGCTGAAATGGATCGCGAGGTTCTCCCGGCAGGGGAGCTACTCACCTTAACCGATTATCGTACTCGCTATGCGCAATATCGAACTGACTCAAAACTGACTGAATTACATGCCAAGGTGCCCTTTATTACGGTATGGGACGACCACGAAGTCGCTAATGATACCTGGCAGAATGGCGCCGAGAATCACAACGAGGAAGACGGTGATTTCGATGAGAGAAAACAGGGAGCGCTGCAGGCTTATTTCGAGTGGTTGCCCATTCGCCCTTGGCGTGAAGGCAATCATGAGGAGATTTACCGCTCCTTTAGTTTCGGCGATCTGGTCGACCTGCATATGCTAGACACACGGGTCTTAGCCCGTGATAAACCCTTAAACTATGTCGACTTTATTGATCCTGTGACCAAATCTATGGATAGTCAGAATTTTATGGCCGCAGTGACGGGGACAGAGCGAACCTTGCTGGGCACCGAGCAGCTGCAATGGTTACAATCTAGCTTGCTGACAGCGACAGGCAAGTGGCAAGTTTTGGGTCAGCAGGTTTTGATGGGCAGCATGATGCTTCCGGCAGCCATTGCCATGCAAAAACTGAGCGTGTCAGAGTTTGGTGAGTTGGCGGCGCTCGCGAAAATAGCCGCCCGTTGGGAGGCGAAAGATCCGACGGTTACGGCATTTGAATATACTTTTCTTATCGAGAACCAGCACAGGTTAACCCCAGAGGCTATAGCTTTGCTGCAGATGCCTGCAGTGCCCTATAACTTAGATGCCTGGGATGGCTATGCCTATGAGCGTGAGGTGGTATTGGCCACGGCGAAATCTATTGGTTGTAACTTAGTGGTACTAGCCGGGGATACTCATAATGCCTGGGCTAATGAGCTTATGGACAGTCATGGTGACTGTGTAGGCGTGGAGTTTGCTACCAGCTCTGTATCCTCTCCTGGTCTCGAGTATTATCTGGGGATCCCGGAAGATCAGCAGGTGCAAACTGAAGCGGGGATCTTGGAGATGGTGGAGGGCCTTAAGTATACCAACTTAAGAGACAGGGGCTTTATGCTACTCACCTTCACAGCAGATGAAGTTCGCAGTGACTGGCATTATGTCGATACCATACTCTCTGAAGACTTCAGTGAAGATATGAGTAAGCAACAGACTTGTGTCTGTGAGATGGGGACGGCGCAGGTGGTGAGTGCCAGTTAG
- a CDS encoding HPP family protein gives MKVQDIMTISVVCISDQASLKDAHALMTNRNVRHLPVISEQDSSLVGILTHKKMVATVMALVNKYGSGALDRRERAQTVESIMDKNYQHLTADEPLPIVVEYFIDNKLGCLPVINAQGKVEGIVTSSDFVKLCAKLLKLSVS, from the coding sequence ATGAAAGTACAAGACATCATGACAATTTCAGTGGTATGTATCAGCGATCAGGCCAGTTTAAAAGATGCTCACGCTCTTATGACAAATAGAAATGTCAGGCACCTTCCTGTTATCTCTGAGCAAGACTCAAGTTTGGTCGGCATTCTTACCCATAAGAAGATGGTTGCAACCGTGATGGCATTAGTCAATAAATACGGCAGTGGAGCATTAGACAGACGTGAGCGGGCACAAACCGTTGAAAGTATCATGGACAAGAATTATCAACATCTCACCGCCGATGAGCCTTTACCCATAGTAGTAGAATACTTTATCGACAATAAACTCGGCTGCCTACCCGTCATCAATGCTCAAGGCAAAGTTGAAGGCATAGTCACCTCTTCTGACTTTGTGAAGCTGTGTGCCAAGCTGCTTAAGCTATCGGTAAGTTAA